Proteins encoded in a region of the Streptomyces sp. NBC_00258 genome:
- a CDS encoding pentapeptide repeat-containing protein, with product MQDETGTAVSALAELKADCAQCFGLCCVALPFAASADFAIDKAAGSPCRNLRTDNRCGIHTELRQRGFNGCTVYDCFGAGQKVSQVTFEGADWRSGSGERARLMFDVFPVVRQLHELLWYLTAALELPAARPIHPELRRELDRTEALTRRAPEELTGLDVSSVRQDVNVLLLRASELARAGLGRGRKKERRGADLMGARLKGADLRGANLRGAYLIAADLTGADLRSADLIGADLRDTDLTDADLTGALFLTQPQVNAAKGGPGTRLPASVTRPGHWTP from the coding sequence ATGCAAGACGAAACAGGCACCGCGGTATCCGCCCTCGCCGAACTGAAGGCGGACTGCGCCCAGTGCTTCGGACTGTGCTGTGTGGCGCTGCCCTTCGCCGCCTCGGCGGACTTCGCGATCGACAAGGCAGCCGGAAGCCCCTGCCGGAACCTCCGGACGGACAACCGCTGCGGCATCCACACGGAGTTGCGGCAGCGCGGCTTCAACGGCTGCACGGTCTACGACTGCTTCGGCGCGGGGCAGAAGGTCTCGCAGGTCACCTTCGAAGGCGCGGACTGGCGCTCGGGCTCCGGGGAGCGGGCCCGGCTGATGTTCGACGTGTTCCCGGTCGTACGACAGCTGCACGAGCTTCTCTGGTATCTCACCGCGGCGTTGGAACTGCCCGCGGCCCGCCCGATCCACCCCGAGCTGCGCCGCGAGCTCGACAGGACCGAAGCGCTCACCCGCCGGGCCCCGGAAGAGCTCACCGGGCTGGACGTGTCGTCGGTCCGCCAGGACGTCAACGTCCTGCTGCTGCGCGCCAGTGAGCTGGCGCGTGCCGGTCTCGGCCGGGGCAGGAAGAAGGAGCGCCGGGGCGCCGACCTCATGGGAGCCCGGCTCAAGGGCGCCGATCTGAGGGGCGCCAACCTCCGCGGCGCCTACCTCATCGCCGCCGACCTGACGGGCGCCGATCTGCGGAGCGCGGACCTGATCGGCGCCGACCTGCGCGACACCGATCTCACGGACGCCGACCTGACCGGCGCGCTCTTCCTCACCCAGCCGCAGGTCAACGCCGCGAAGGGCGGCCCCGGCACCAGACTTCCGGCGTCAGTCACCCGCCCCGGTCACTGGACACCGTGA
- a CDS encoding erythromycin esterase family protein — translation MKWHRSGFVLALLVSLGIVASGTTPASAGPTTDREVVEALQRGVHPLRTVEPRGDTRDLHPLARMIGDARVVGLGEATHSSHDFFAMKHRVFRHLVEEKGFRTFALEASWSTGLRLNDYVLYGKGDPRRIMRDEFQRDYRLWNNSEYLELVEWMRAYNRQHPEDPVRFMGDDFAYNGPELYDMVTDYVARNHPDLLDRVNGLYRGLRPTVQAGEYIERYLNRPLAERREMAVRTSEALELIKGAGGTGPAYDWAVQHATAVDQTARGYDFDAEDPEQVAACMLYRDRIMADNVAWWQRHTGTKVLLSAHNAHVGYVTHEPERYPKMQGAFLRDELGSAYASVGFTFDRGSFNATGPDGRLQRFTVGPAAPGSNEATLDRVRHRDYVLDLRTTPAAARTWLSTARPTRSIGTDYPEADRDIALAPSHDILIHLHRVEASRLRDG, via the coding sequence ATGAAATGGCATAGGTCAGGATTCGTCTTAGCCCTGCTCGTCTCCCTCGGCATCGTGGCGTCCGGCACGACACCGGCGTCGGCCGGGCCCACCACGGACAGGGAGGTCGTCGAGGCCCTCCAGCGCGGCGTCCATCCGCTGCGTACCGTCGAACCGCGCGGCGACACCCGCGATCTCCACCCCCTCGCCCGCATGATCGGCGACGCACGTGTCGTGGGCCTGGGCGAGGCCACCCACAGCTCGCACGACTTCTTCGCCATGAAGCACCGCGTCTTCCGCCACCTCGTCGAGGAGAAGGGCTTTCGCACCTTCGCCCTGGAGGCCAGCTGGAGCACGGGGCTGCGCCTGAACGACTACGTCCTGTACGGCAAGGGCGACCCCCGGCGCATCATGCGGGACGAGTTCCAGCGCGACTACCGGCTGTGGAACAACTCCGAATACCTGGAACTCGTCGAGTGGATGCGCGCGTACAACCGCCAACACCCCGAGGATCCGGTGCGGTTCATGGGCGACGACTTCGCCTACAACGGCCCCGAGCTGTACGACATGGTCACCGACTATGTGGCCCGCAACCACCCCGACCTGCTGGACCGTGTCAACGGGCTCTACCGCGGCCTGCGCCCGACCGTCCAGGCCGGCGAGTACATCGAGCGGTACCTGAACCGCCCGCTCGCCGAGCGCAGGGAGATGGCGGTCAGGACCAGTGAGGCTCTTGAGCTGATCAAGGGGGCCGGTGGGACCGGCCCGGCGTACGACTGGGCGGTCCAGCACGCGACGGCCGTCGACCAGACGGCGCGCGGGTACGACTTCGACGCCGAGGACCCCGAACAGGTCGCCGCCTGCATGCTCTACCGCGACCGGATCATGGCCGACAACGTGGCCTGGTGGCAGCGACACACCGGCACCAAGGTCCTGCTGTCGGCACACAACGCCCACGTCGGCTATGTGACGCACGAGCCGGAGCGCTACCCGAAGATGCAGGGCGCGTTCCTGCGTGACGAACTCGGCAGTGCGTACGCCAGTGTCGGATTCACGTTCGACCGGGGCTCGTTCAACGCGACAGGACCGGACGGCAGGCTCCAGCGCTTCACGGTGGGTCCGGCGGCCCCGGGGAGCAACGAAGCCACGCTGGACCGGGTGCGCCACCGCGACTACGTACTCGACCTGCGCACCACCCCGGCCGCAGCTCGTACCTGGCTGTCGACGGCCAGGCCGACACGCAGCATAGGAACGGACTACCCGGAGGCGGACCGCGACATCGCACTCGCCCCGAGCCACGACATCCTCATCCACCTTCACCGGGTGGAGGCCTCGCGGCTGCGGGACGGCTAG
- a CDS encoding FUSC family protein gives MRDVREAWAAGRARVAKWRQEPVIVQTVRSAAAATIAYVVALRFSPEAAPLTAPLTALLVVQVTLYATLTTGIRRVNAVVAGVLIAIGFSALVGLTWWSLGLLILASLAVGHLVRVSEFVPEVAISAMLVLGVTRVGDTAWARILETLIGALVGFGCNLLFAPPVWVGAAGESIEDLARRMRQLLLRVGEEAAGRTPVAVAAARLHEARELDHDIVEVDAALKQAEDSLRLNPRVREGLLHRVVLRTGLDTLEICTVVLRVLARTLTDLAKERAPEPLFEAEIGATLEQLLAEVGDAVVSFAVLVTSDVSHSAESAESRLASELVAATATRDKLAQLLLEEVQRDARQWQLHGAVLTEVTRMLDELDMEHRSRRLLEELDRCTQEQRERMPRLDRLRRRLRSARRNRTAPSRRTT, from the coding sequence ATGCGAGATGTACGTGAGGCGTGGGCCGCGGGCAGGGCCCGGGTCGCGAAGTGGCGCCAGGAGCCAGTGATCGTCCAGACGGTCCGTTCCGCGGCGGCCGCGACGATCGCTTACGTGGTGGCGCTGCGGTTCAGTCCCGAGGCCGCTCCGCTCACCGCTCCCCTGACCGCGCTCCTCGTCGTCCAGGTCACGCTCTACGCCACCCTCACCACCGGCATACGACGGGTCAACGCCGTGGTGGCGGGCGTCCTCATCGCCATCGGCTTCAGCGCGCTCGTGGGGCTGACCTGGTGGAGTCTGGGGCTGCTCATCCTCGCCTCACTGGCCGTCGGTCACCTGGTGCGGGTCAGCGAGTTCGTGCCCGAGGTGGCGATCAGCGCCATGCTGGTCCTCGGCGTCACCCGGGTCGGCGACACGGCCTGGGCGCGGATCCTGGAGACGCTGATCGGCGCTCTGGTGGGGTTCGGCTGCAATCTGCTGTTCGCTCCCCCGGTGTGGGTCGGCGCGGCCGGCGAGTCCATCGAGGATCTGGCGCGCCGGATGCGGCAGTTGCTGCTGCGCGTCGGTGAGGAGGCCGCCGGCCGCACTCCGGTGGCGGTCGCCGCGGCGCGGCTCCACGAGGCACGGGAACTCGACCACGACATCGTCGAGGTGGACGCGGCCCTCAAACAGGCCGAGGACAGCCTGCGGCTCAATCCGCGTGTCCGGGAGGGACTCCTGCACCGGGTCGTGCTGCGCACCGGCCTCGACACGCTGGAGATCTGCACGGTGGTGCTGCGGGTCCTCGCGCGAACCCTCACCGACCTCGCCAAGGAACGGGCGCCCGAGCCGTTGTTCGAGGCGGAGATCGGCGCGACCCTGGAGCAGTTGCTGGCGGAGGTCGGTGACGCCGTGGTCAGCTTCGCCGTCCTGGTCACCTCGGACGTCAGTCACAGCGCCGAGTCGGCGGAGTCCCGGCTCGCCTCCGAACTCGTCGCCGCGACCGCCACCCGCGACAAGCTGGCCCAGCTCCTTCTGGAGGAGGTCCAGCGGGACGCCCGGCAGTGGCAGTTGCATGGGGCCGTCCTCACCGAGGTCACGCGGATGCTCGACGAACTCGACATGGAGCACCGGTCGCGCCGGCTCCTGGAGGAGCTGGACCGCTGCACGCAGGAACAGCGCGAGCGCATGCCCCGCCTGGACCGCCTCCGCCGACGGCTGCGCTCGGCACGACGGAACCGTACCGCCCCCTCACGTCGTACTACGTGA
- a CDS encoding DUF5999 family protein encodes MCTHWPTCPTADSPDHHDAVIVSAHPEQGWNLLCNGTIVFDDTGELLPDGRIVGPLRTMREPVAA; translated from the coding sequence ATGTGCACCCACTGGCCCACATGCCCCACCGCTGACAGCCCCGACCACCACGACGCGGTCATCGTGTCCGCCCACCCGGAACAGGGCTGGAACCTGCTGTGCAACGGCACCATCGTCTTCGACGACACCGGCGAGCTCCTGCCGGACGGACGGATCGTGGGCCCGCTGCGCACGATGCGCGAGCCGGTTGCCGCCTGA
- a CDS encoding cytochrome P450 gives MAESTRSTLPKGFRSAELGWPELHRIPRPPHRVPLLGDVVGVNLRTPLQDSLRVGRQLGPIFRRKGFGKEIVFVWGAKLSGEMADESRFAKHVGLGVANLRPVAGDGLFTAYNHEPNWQLAHDVLAPGFSRDAMESYHAMMLEVTGRLTDRWDVERAAGRAVDVPGDMTKLTLETIARTGFGHDFGSFERTRPHPFVTAMVGALMYAQRLNVVPVPLAPVLMRSATRRNEADVAYLNRTVDDVVEARINGPAGEGDLLDRMLDTAHPETGERLTPENIRRQVITFLIAGHETTSGALSFALHYLAQRPDIAARARAEVDRVWGDTPRPAYDQVARLRYVRRVLDESLRLWPTAPAYAREAKEDTVLDGVHPMRRGAWALVLIPLLHRDPEVWGADAERFDPDRFEPGAVRARPAHTFKPFGTGARACIGRQFALHEATLVLGLLLRRYELRPDPAYRLRVAERLTLMPEGLTLHLDHRSPAAPAQPEVPAVSETSSASRCPVTGAGD, from the coding sequence ATGGCGGAGTCGACGAGGAGCACGCTGCCGAAGGGGTTCCGCAGCGCCGAGCTGGGCTGGCCCGAGCTGCACCGCATACCGCGTCCGCCGCACCGCGTGCCGCTGCTCGGTGACGTCGTCGGGGTCAACCTCCGCACTCCGTTGCAGGATTCGCTGCGCGTCGGGCGACAGCTCGGGCCGATCTTCCGGCGCAAGGGGTTCGGCAAGGAGATCGTCTTCGTGTGGGGCGCGAAGCTCTCGGGCGAGATGGCTGACGAGTCGCGGTTCGCCAAGCACGTGGGGCTGGGCGTCGCCAACCTCCGGCCGGTCGCCGGGGACGGCCTGTTCACCGCGTACAACCACGAGCCCAACTGGCAGCTGGCACACGACGTGCTGGCGCCCGGCTTCAGCCGCGACGCGATGGAGAGCTACCACGCGATGATGCTGGAGGTGACGGGCCGGCTGACGGACCGCTGGGACGTCGAGCGGGCGGCGGGCCGGGCCGTCGACGTGCCCGGCGACATGACCAAGCTGACGCTGGAGACGATCGCCCGCACCGGCTTCGGCCACGACTTCGGCTCCTTCGAGCGCACCCGGCCGCACCCTTTCGTCACGGCCATGGTGGGCGCCCTGATGTACGCGCAGCGGCTCAACGTCGTCCCCGTCCCGCTGGCCCCGGTGCTGATGCGCTCCGCCACGCGCCGCAACGAAGCGGACGTGGCGTACCTCAACCGCACGGTCGACGACGTGGTCGAGGCCCGCATCAACGGGCCTGCCGGGGAGGGAGACCTGCTGGACCGGATGCTGGACACGGCCCATCCGGAGACGGGCGAGCGCCTCACTCCCGAGAACATCCGCCGCCAGGTCATCACCTTCCTGATCGCGGGCCACGAGACGACGTCCGGCGCGCTCTCCTTCGCACTCCACTACCTCGCGCAGCGCCCCGACATCGCCGCCCGCGCCCGCGCGGAGGTCGACCGCGTCTGGGGCGACACACCCCGACCCGCCTACGACCAGGTCGCCAGGCTCCGGTACGTACGGCGTGTGCTCGACGAGTCGCTGCGCCTGTGGCCCACGGCGCCGGCGTATGCCCGCGAGGCCAAGGAGGACACGGTCCTCGACGGTGTCCATCCGATGCGCAGGGGCGCGTGGGCCCTGGTCCTGATCCCACTGCTGCACCGCGACCCCGAGGTGTGGGGCGCGGACGCGGAGAGGTTCGACCCCGACCGCTTCGAGCCGGGGGCCGTACGGGCCCGGCCCGCCCACACGTTCAAGCCGTTCGGCACCGGTGCGCGGGCGTGCATCGGGAGGCAGTTCGCACTGCACGAGGCGACGCTGGTGCTGGGGCTGCTGCTGCGCCGCTACGAGCTGCGGCCGGATCCGGCGTACCGGCTGCGGGTGGCCGAACGGCTCACGCTGATGCCGGAGGGGCTGACCCTGCACCTCGACCACCGCTCCCCCGCGGCTCCCGCGCAGCCGGAGGTCCCGGCGGTGTCGGAGACGTCCTCGGCCTCACGGTGTCCAGTGACCGGGGCGGGTGACTGA
- a CDS encoding TetR/AcrR family transcriptional regulator, with amino-acid sequence MAANEGERTRRRLSTEERREQLLSVGARLFSESPYEDVWIEQVAELAGVSRGLLYHYFPTKRDFFAAVVERESKRMLRVTSAVPGVPVREQIDAGLDTFLEYVQAHAHGFRAFHRAEAAGDQAVRRVYRETLAAQQRQILDALAADPETAWTEEDLPALRIAVRGWLAFMAAACLEWLKEPGLSRDQVRDLCARALLGAITP; translated from the coding sequence ATGGCCGCCAACGAGGGGGAGCGCACACGCCGTCGGCTCAGCACGGAGGAGCGCCGTGAGCAGTTGCTCTCGGTCGGGGCGCGGCTGTTCTCGGAGAGTCCGTACGAGGACGTCTGGATCGAGCAGGTCGCCGAACTCGCGGGCGTCTCACGTGGCTTGCTCTACCACTACTTCCCCACGAAACGGGACTTCTTCGCGGCCGTCGTGGAGCGCGAGAGCAAGCGGATGCTGCGGGTCACCTCCGCCGTGCCCGGCGTGCCGGTGCGCGAGCAGATCGACGCCGGACTCGACACCTTCCTGGAGTACGTCCAGGCCCACGCGCACGGCTTCCGCGCATTCCACCGAGCCGAGGCGGCGGGGGACCAGGCGGTGCGCAGGGTGTACCGCGAGACGCTCGCCGCGCAGCAGCGGCAGATCCTCGATGCGCTCGCGGCGGACCCGGAGACCGCCTGGACAGAGGAGGACCTCCCGGCGCTGCGGATCGCCGTGCGGGGCTGGCTGGCCTTCATGGCGGCGGCCTGTCTGGAGTGGCTCAAGGAGCCCGGCCTGTCCCGGGATCAGGTGCGCGACCTGTGCGCGCGGGCGCTGTTGGGTGCCATCACTCCGTGA
- a CDS encoding DUF2470 domain-containing protein: MGDRHSWTAAPATAQRARSVLAAAWSCAVTAEGGREEFIGVHTVAEDGRVLLHLPDDSTLAAAAICAPRGEPSAVLEFADVAPVPVRNRIRARLWMAGWFAPADGHLAFHTTRAVLREPGGAVVVDLDEFAIAEPDPLALAEAQLLTHLADAHPDAVERLTRLVEPDSLHGAVRVQPLAVDRHGLTLRIERARGHGDVRLPFHRPADNVGQLTERMHVLLTQASGASCPRALQRQRTEGDG, from the coding sequence ATGGGTGACCGTCACAGCTGGACGGCCGCGCCGGCCACGGCACAGCGTGCCCGGTCGGTGCTCGCCGCGGCATGGTCCTGCGCGGTGACCGCGGAGGGCGGTCGGGAGGAGTTCATCGGCGTCCACACCGTCGCCGAGGACGGCCGGGTGCTGCTGCACCTGCCGGACGACAGTACGCTCGCCGCGGCCGCGATCTGCGCGCCCCGCGGAGAGCCGTCCGCAGTCCTGGAGTTCGCCGACGTGGCGCCCGTCCCCGTACGGAACCGGATCCGCGCCAGGCTCTGGATGGCCGGCTGGTTCGCGCCCGCCGACGGGCACTTGGCGTTCCACACCACGCGCGCCGTGCTCCGCGAGCCCGGCGGGGCGGTCGTCGTCGACCTCGACGAGTTCGCCATCGCCGAACCCGACCCGCTGGCCCTCGCGGAGGCGCAGTTGCTGACGCACCTCGCCGACGCCCACCCGGACGCGGTCGAGCGGCTGACCCGCCTCGTCGAACCGGACAGCCTGCACGGCGCCGTGCGCGTACAGCCGCTCGCCGTCGACCGGCACGGACTGACGCTGCGCATCGAGCGTGCGCGCGGCCACGGCGACGTACGGCTGCCCTTCCACCGGCCCGCCGACAACGTCGGACAGCTCACCGAGCGCATGCACGTCCTGCTCACACAGGCGAGCGGCGCGAGCTGCCCGCGTGCGCTGCAGCGACAGCGCACGGAGGGCGACGGGTGA
- a CDS encoding FBP domain-containing protein: MRPLTEQDIRNSFVNCSKGEAKRLSIPRDLAERPWDDLDFLGWRDPGAPDRSCLVTERAGRLTGVTLRFPSRQRGVLHRSMCSVCLTTHPGNGVSLMTARKAGAAGREGNSVGIYMCADLACSLYVRGKKQLDSGSRIEESLTLEQQIARATGHLSAFLDRLYA; this comes from the coding sequence ATGAGACCACTCACCGAGCAGGACATCCGCAACTCATTTGTCAACTGCTCCAAAGGCGAGGCCAAACGGCTGTCGATACCGCGCGATCTGGCGGAACGACCGTGGGACGACCTGGACTTCCTGGGCTGGCGAGATCCCGGAGCGCCCGACCGCAGCTGTCTGGTGACCGAGCGGGCCGGCCGGCTCACCGGTGTGACCCTGCGCTTCCCCTCCCGGCAACGGGGTGTCCTGCACCGCAGCATGTGCTCGGTCTGTCTGACGACCCACCCGGGCAACGGCGTCTCCCTGATGACGGCACGCAAGGCGGGCGCGGCCGGCCGCGAGGGCAACTCGGTCGGCATCTACATGTGCGCCGACCTCGCCTGTTCCCTCTACGTACGCGGCAAGAAGCAGCTCGATTCCGGGTCCCGCATCGAGGAGAGCCTCACCCTGGAGCAGCAGATCGCCCGCGCGACGGGCCATCTGTCGGCCTTCCTGGACAGGCTGTACGCCTGA